From a single Micromonospora sp. WMMD1102 genomic region:
- a CDS encoding glycosyltransferase family 4 protein, producing MQVIVAHNRYREAQPSGENTIVDQEIVQLRAAGVTVRPFLRSSDEIAEFSPTAKALLPISPIYAPKAQQELSRLITEHRPDVLHLHNPYPLLSPWVVRTAHKHGVPVVQTVHNYRQVCSSGLYFRDGRICQDCRGRALGVPAIVHRCYRGSRAQSALMATTLAVHRPTWRSVDRYIALTSGIAAHLRDYGIPDDRIVVKPNAIPDPGPPPPLGDGFLFFGRLSPEKGVGLLLDAWRRHPVGALGPLRIAGDGELRPLAEAAAAERADVEFLGPLDRAGVAAALRATAVVLAVPTWHDVLPTVVIEALAAGRPVLGTALGGIPYLVGADDPGGPAGWLVPADPAALAAALPAARDGATGSAPLARARYERTFHPDVVTKRLLDVYAQL from the coding sequence GTGCAGGTGATCGTCGCGCACAACCGGTACCGCGAGGCGCAGCCGTCCGGCGAGAACACCATCGTCGACCAGGAGATCGTCCAGCTCCGGGCCGCCGGGGTGACCGTCCGTCCCTTCCTGCGGAGTTCCGACGAGATCGCGGAGTTCTCCCCGACCGCCAAGGCGCTGTTGCCGATCTCCCCGATCTACGCGCCGAAGGCGCAGCAGGAGCTGAGCCGGCTGATCACCGAGCACCGGCCGGACGTGTTGCACCTGCACAACCCGTACCCGCTGCTCTCCCCCTGGGTGGTCCGGACCGCGCACAAGCACGGGGTGCCGGTGGTGCAGACGGTGCACAACTACCGCCAGGTCTGCTCCTCCGGGCTCTACTTCCGGGACGGCCGGATCTGCCAGGACTGCCGGGGCCGGGCGCTCGGGGTGCCAGCGATCGTGCACCGCTGCTACCGGGGTTCCCGGGCGCAGAGCGCGCTGATGGCGACCACCCTGGCCGTACACCGGCCGACCTGGCGCTCGGTGGACCGCTACATCGCGCTCACCTCCGGGATCGCCGCGCACCTGCGCGACTACGGCATCCCGGACGACCGGATCGTGGTCAAGCCGAACGCCATCCCGGACCCCGGCCCGCCGCCGCCGCTCGGCGACGGCTTCCTCTTCTTCGGCCGGCTCTCCCCGGAGAAGGGCGTCGGGCTGCTGCTCGACGCCTGGCGCCGGCACCCGGTCGGTGCGCTCGGGCCGCTGCGCATCGCCGGGGACGGCGAGCTGCGGCCACTCGCCGAGGCGGCGGCCGCCGAACGGGCCGACGTCGAGTTCCTCGGCCCGCTGGACCGGGCCGGGGTGGCCGCCGCGCTCCGGGCCACCGCCGTGGTGCTGGCCGTGCCGACCTGGCACGACGTGCTGCCCACGGTGGTGATCGAGGCGCTGGCCGCCGGCCGCCCGGTGCTGGGTACCGCGCTCGGCGGCATCCCGTACCTGGTCGGCGCGGACGACCCGGGCGGGCCCGCCGGCTGGCTGGTGCCGGCCGACCCGGCGGCGCTGGCCGCCGCGCTGCCGGCCGCCCGGGACGGCGCGACCGGCAGCGCCCCGCTGGCCCGGGCCCGCTACGAGCGCACCTTCCACCCCGACGTGGTCACCAAGCGACTCCTGGACGTCTACGCCCAGCTGTGA
- a CDS encoding peptidylprolyl isomerase: MAEAAYAILHTNAGPIRLELFPNHAPKTVRNFVELAEGTRQYTDPRTGQQGSGPYYDGTISHRVISGFMVQMGDPTGTGRGGPGYNFADEFHPDLRFDRPYLLAMANAGPGTNGSQFFITVAPTPHLNNRHTIFGQVADEESAKVVDAIANTPTGAQDRPVQDVVIERVEIERKDG, encoded by the coding sequence GTGGCCGAGGCCGCCTACGCAATCCTGCACACCAACGCCGGTCCGATCCGGCTGGAGTTGTTTCCGAACCACGCCCCCAAGACCGTGCGCAACTTCGTGGAACTCGCCGAGGGGACCCGGCAGTACACCGACCCGCGCACCGGCCAGCAGGGCAGCGGGCCGTACTACGACGGCACCATCTCGCACCGCGTGATCAGCGGATTCATGGTCCAGATGGGTGACCCGACCGGCACCGGCCGGGGTGGCCCGGGTTACAACTTCGCCGACGAGTTCCACCCGGACCTGCGGTTCGACCGGCCGTACCTGCTCGCGATGGCGAACGCCGGGCCGGGCACCAACGGGTCGCAGTTCTTCATCACGGTGGCCCCGACCCCGCACCTGAACAACCGGCACACCATCTTCGGTCAGGTTGCCGACGAGGAGTCGGCGAAGGTCGTCGACGCGATCGCCAACACCCCGACCGGTGCCCAGGACCGGCCGGTCCAGGACGTGGTCATCGAGCGCGTCGAGATCGAGCGTAAGGACGGCTGA
- a CDS encoding iron-containing alcohol dehydrogenase family protein has product MPLLARTVNTPLVIDVRRGAVADLGGLLADRRISAGGEVAVVVGPGQGERIAELCRPGLGNADVFTVTGGTLDAAQELGDQLRRRSYDAVVGIGGGRTIDTAKWAASRYGIPMVSVATSLAHDGIASPTASLDHDGGKGSYGVHIPIAIVVDLDFVENGPDRQTQAGIGDALSNLSAVADWELAHRVRAEPIDGLAVTLARSGAEALVNHPGKITDDAFLTTLAEALILGGIASSICGSTRPVSGGCHEISHALDRLNPGTASHGEQVGLGALFCTYLRGDLERFGQLASCLHRHGLPTTPAELGLGDDEFVAAVGHAPSTRPDRYTILEHLDLPAAAIAERLANYVDAIREHLG; this is encoded by the coding sequence ATGCCACTACTAGCCCGTACCGTCAACACCCCGCTGGTGATCGACGTGCGCCGCGGCGCGGTCGCGGACCTCGGCGGGCTGCTGGCCGACCGGCGGATCTCGGCCGGCGGCGAGGTAGCCGTGGTGGTCGGCCCCGGGCAGGGTGAGCGGATCGCCGAGCTGTGCCGGCCCGGCCTGGGCAACGCCGACGTCTTCACGGTGACCGGCGGCACCCTGGACGCCGCCCAGGAACTCGGCGACCAGCTGCGCCGCCGCTCCTACGACGCGGTGGTCGGGATCGGCGGCGGCAGGACCATCGACACCGCCAAGTGGGCCGCGTCGCGCTACGGCATCCCGATGGTGTCCGTGGCGACCAGCCTGGCGCACGACGGGATCGCCTCGCCGACCGCGTCGCTCGACCACGACGGCGGCAAGGGCTCCTACGGGGTGCACATCCCGATCGCCATCGTGGTCGACCTCGACTTCGTGGAGAACGGCCCGGACCGGCAGACCCAGGCCGGCATCGGGGACGCGCTGAGCAATCTCAGCGCGGTCGCGGACTGGGAACTGGCGCACCGGGTACGCGCGGAGCCGATCGACGGACTCGCCGTGACGCTGGCCCGCTCCGGGGCCGAGGCGCTGGTCAACCACCCGGGGAAGATCACCGACGACGCCTTCCTGACCACCCTCGCCGAGGCGCTGATCCTGGGCGGGATCGCCTCCTCGATCTGCGGCTCGACCCGGCCGGTCAGCGGCGGCTGCCACGAGATCTCGCACGCGCTGGACCGGCTCAACCCCGGCACCGCCTCGCACGGCGAGCAGGTCGGGCTCGGTGCGCTCTTCTGCACCTACCTGCGCGGCGACCTGGAGCGGTTCGGCCAGCTCGCCTCCTGCCTGCACCGGCACGGCCTGCCGACCACCCCCGCCGAGCTGGGGCTCGGCGACGACGAGTTCGTGGCGGCCGTCGGGCACGCCCCGAGCACCCGGCCGGACCGGTACACCATCCTCGAACACCTCGACCTGCCTGCTGCGGCGATCGCTGAACGGCTGGCAAACTACGTCGATGCAATCCGTGAACATCTCGGCTGA
- a CDS encoding rhomboid family intramembrane serine protease: MSESPPTTPVCYRHPSRETYVRCTRCDRPICPDCMREASVGHQCPECVAEGRRGQRPARTAFGGGTAGRRGYVTKTLIAINVALILISIYTARSGDAVAGAGFGGLLGGETPLTSWGGVLGLDWFGPFGTEEGIAAGEYYRLFTAMFLHYGLLHLLMNMWALWVLGRSLEATLGPLRFLALYLVAGVGGNVAAYLFTAPYKTTVGASTAIFGLFAALFVIMRRLGRDTSSVIPILVVNLVFTFAVPGISIAGHLGGLTAGAAMALVLAYAPRAHRTLFQLGGGAVIGLVLIGLTVMQSAALLA, from the coding sequence ATGAGCGAGTCTCCGCCGACCACACCGGTCTGCTACCGCCACCCGTCCCGGGAGACCTACGTCCGGTGCACCCGGTGCGACCGGCCGATCTGCCCGGACTGCATGCGGGAGGCCTCGGTCGGGCACCAGTGCCCGGAGTGCGTGGCGGAGGGCCGCCGCGGGCAACGGCCGGCGCGTACCGCCTTCGGTGGCGGTACCGCCGGCCGCCGGGGATACGTCACCAAGACGCTGATCGCGATAAACGTGGCGTTGATCCTGATCTCCATCTACACCGCCCGGAGCGGCGACGCGGTGGCCGGAGCGGGCTTCGGCGGCCTGCTCGGCGGGGAGACCCCGCTGACCAGCTGGGGCGGGGTGCTCGGCCTGGACTGGTTCGGCCCGTTCGGCACCGAGGAGGGCATCGCGGCCGGCGAGTACTACCGGCTCTTCACCGCGATGTTCCTGCACTACGGGCTGCTGCACCTGCTGATGAACATGTGGGCGCTCTGGGTGCTCGGCCGCTCTCTGGAGGCGACCCTCGGCCCGCTGCGGTTCCTGGCGCTCTATCTGGTCGCGGGCGTCGGCGGCAACGTCGCGGCGTACCTGTTCACCGCGCCGTACAAGACCACGGTCGGCGCGTCCACGGCGATCTTCGGGCTCTTCGCCGCGCTCTTCGTGATCATGCGTCGGCTGGGTCGGGACACCTCGTCGGTGATCCCGATCCTGGTGGTCAACCTGGTCTTCACCTTCGCCGTGCCGGGGATCTCCATCGCCGGCCACCTGGGCGGGCTGACCGCCGGTGCCGCGATGGCCCTGGTGCTCGCCTACGCCCCTCGGGCCCACCGGACGCTGTTCCAGCTCGGCGGCGGCGCGGTCATCGGCCTGGTGCTGATCGGCCTGACCGTGATGCAGTCCGCCGCCCTGCTCGCCTGA
- a CDS encoding CBS domain-containing protein, with protein sequence MRVREAMSGDVLVVGPEHTLRQTAEMMAGRGVGSAVVVDPDSEGVGIITERDVLKAVGAGLDVDVERTAAHLTWDAVYAGPDWTVHEAAEAMSRGGFRHLVVLDDGEVVGMISVRDIVRVWVGAPAVASI encoded by the coding sequence ATGCGGGTACGTGAAGCGATGTCCGGGGACGTCCTGGTGGTCGGTCCCGAGCACACTCTCCGGCAGACCGCCGAGATGATGGCCGGGCGGGGCGTCGGCTCCGCGGTGGTCGTCGACCCCGACTCGGAGGGCGTCGGCATCATCACCGAACGCGACGTGCTCAAGGCCGTCGGCGCGGGTCTCGACGTCGACGTGGAGCGCACCGCTGCCCACCTGACCTGGGACGCCGTCTACGCCGGGCCGGACTGGACCGTGCACGAGGCGGCCGAGGCGATGTCCCGGGGCGGCTTCCGGCATCTGGTGGTGCTGGACGACGGCGAGGTGGTCGGGATGATCTCGGTTCGGGACATCGTCCGGGTCTGGGTGGGCGCTCCGGCGGTCGCCTCGATCTGA
- a CDS encoding CDP-alcohol phosphatidyltransferase family protein has product MQSVNISADLVPPPTAADFYRVNRGGGLFSEAISQRIGAALALAAHRTGLPPTALTMANLVLGLAVSVTVVTLAGPVAAGEVPAWLVGLAALLGWQLAYALDCADGQLARVTGQGSPAGARVDVLCDVAAQIALVTALSATAVAQRPSAPIWLVAAFAGTWMVNLVTSVMAAGPNAASMVTSTSLPVRLVKLIRDYGAVIFLAGLVLMVVPEWTTWLIAAFTLVNGGFLLASIAFSARASLR; this is encoded by the coding sequence ATGCAATCCGTGAACATCTCGGCTGACCTGGTGCCCCCGCCGACCGCCGCCGACTTCTACCGGGTCAACCGGGGCGGTGGCCTGTTCAGCGAGGCGATCAGCCAGCGGATCGGCGCCGCCCTGGCCCTGGCGGCGCACCGGACGGGACTGCCGCCCACCGCGCTGACCATGGCCAACCTGGTGCTCGGGCTGGCCGTCTCGGTGACCGTGGTCACCCTGGCCGGGCCGGTCGCCGCCGGGGAGGTGCCAGCCTGGCTGGTCGGGCTGGCCGCGCTGCTCGGCTGGCAGTTGGCGTACGCCCTGGACTGCGCGGACGGCCAGCTCGCCCGGGTCACCGGTCAGGGCAGCCCGGCCGGCGCCCGGGTGGACGTGCTCTGTGACGTGGCCGCCCAGATCGCCCTGGTCACCGCGCTGTCGGCGACGGCGGTGGCGCAGCGGCCGTCGGCTCCGATCTGGCTGGTCGCGGCGTTCGCCGGCACCTGGATGGTCAACCTGGTGACCTCGGTGATGGCGGCCGGCCCGAACGCGGCCAGCATGGTCACCTCGACCTCGCTGCCGGTACGCCTGGTGAAACTGATCCGCGACTACGGCGCGGTGATCTTCCTGGCCGGGCTGGTGCTGATGGTGGTGCCGGAGTGGACCACCTGGCTGATCGCCGCCTTCACCCTCGTCAACGGCGGCTTCCTGCTGGCCAGCATCGCCTTCTCCGCCCGCGCCTCACTGCGCTGA
- the corA gene encoding magnesium/cobalt transporter CorA, with translation MPDQTDSERVAVSGNSRPRPRAWAAPVRAAVTRMLSTEVGQQRNPENSRPDGQGVVDCGLYVDGVRQPGQLGYAEALDAARQQAGAFVWLGLHEPSQAEMAGIADAYGLHELAVEDAVKAEQRPKLERFGEVSFLVLRTVRYVRHGELTENSDVIETGQMMLFIGPNFVLTVRHGDACRLAPVRTELEARQEILRQGPWAVAYAVMDRVVDIYLEVTDQVGDDLDLLEGEVFARQAHGRIQRIYQMKRELVEFKRAVVPLQRPMMTLTAQVNREIPKEIRRYFRDVQDHLTRTVEQVNSYDDLLNSILQARLAQVTVDQNNDMRKIAAWAAIAAVWTAIAGIYGMNFDFMPETSWKYGYPVVLALMLVISLGLYRWFRRNRWL, from the coding sequence ATGCCGGACCAGACCGATTCCGAGCGAGTGGCGGTCAGTGGGAACAGCCGGCCGAGACCCCGGGCCTGGGCCGCCCCGGTCCGCGCGGCGGTGACCCGGATGCTCAGCACCGAGGTGGGGCAGCAGCGGAACCCGGAGAACTCCCGCCCGGACGGGCAGGGCGTGGTCGACTGCGGGCTCTACGTCGACGGCGTACGGCAGCCGGGGCAGCTGGGCTATGCCGAGGCACTGGACGCCGCCCGTCAGCAGGCCGGTGCGTTCGTGTGGCTCGGCCTGCACGAGCCGAGCCAGGCGGAGATGGCCGGCATCGCCGACGCGTACGGGCTGCACGAACTGGCAGTCGAGGACGCCGTCAAGGCGGAGCAGCGCCCCAAGCTGGAACGTTTCGGCGAGGTCAGCTTCCTGGTGCTGCGTACCGTCCGGTATGTCCGGCACGGCGAGCTGACCGAGAACTCCGACGTGATCGAGACCGGCCAGATGATGCTCTTCATCGGGCCGAACTTCGTGCTCACCGTCCGGCACGGCGACGCCTGCCGGCTCGCGCCGGTCCGCACCGAACTGGAGGCCCGGCAGGAGATCCTCCGGCAGGGGCCGTGGGCGGTGGCGTACGCGGTGATGGACCGGGTGGTGGACATCTACCTGGAGGTCACCGACCAGGTCGGCGACGATCTCGACCTGCTGGAGGGCGAGGTCTTCGCCCGGCAGGCGCACGGCCGGATCCAGCGGATCTACCAGATGAAGCGGGAACTGGTGGAGTTCAAGCGGGCGGTCGTCCCGCTGCAACGGCCGATGATGACGCTGACCGCCCAGGTGAACCGGGAGATCCCGAAGGAGATCCGGCGGTACTTCCGGGACGTGCAGGACCACCTGACCCGGACGGTCGAGCAGGTCAACTCCTACGACGACCTGCTCAACTCGATCCTCCAGGCCCGGCTGGCCCAGGTGACGGTCGACCAGAACAACGACATGCGCAAGATCGCCGCGTGGGCCGCCATCGCGGCCGTCTGGACGGCGATCGCCGGCATCTACGGGATGAACTTCGACTTCATGCCGGAGACCAGCTGGAAGTACGGCTATCCGGTGGTACTCGCGCTGATGCTGGTGATCTCGCTCGGCCTGTACCGCTGGTTCCGCCGCAACCGCTGGCTCTGA
- a CDS encoding DNA-formamidopyrimidine glycosylase family protein, whose product MPELPEVEALAGYLRERAVGRRVDRIEVAAISALKTYDPAPSAAAGRQVTTAGRHGKFLDVTLAGDGVPDVHLVVHLARAGWLHYRESFNSGLPLKPGKGPIALRVRLDDGSGFDLTEAGTQKKLAVYLVTDPAQVPGVARLGPDALAAELSTFAERLRGRRGQVKGVLTDQEVLAGIGNAYSDEILHTAKLSPFALTNRLTDEQLATLHAATRQVLGDAVERSLGQRAAELKGEKRAGLRVHARTGLPCPVCADTIREVSFADSSLQYCPKCQTGGKPLADRRLSRLVR is encoded by the coding sequence GTGCCCGAGTTACCTGAGGTGGAGGCGCTCGCCGGCTACCTGCGCGAGCGGGCGGTCGGCCGGCGGGTCGACCGGATCGAGGTGGCGGCGATAAGCGCCCTGAAGACGTACGATCCGGCGCCGTCGGCGGCTGCCGGACGGCAGGTCACGACGGCGGGCCGGCACGGCAAGTTCCTCGACGTGACGCTGGCCGGCGACGGTGTGCCGGACGTGCACCTGGTGGTGCACCTGGCCCGGGCCGGCTGGCTGCACTACCGGGAGTCGTTCAACTCGGGCCTGCCGCTCAAGCCGGGCAAGGGCCCGATCGCGCTGCGGGTACGACTCGACGACGGGTCCGGTTTCGACCTGACCGAGGCCGGTACCCAGAAGAAGCTCGCCGTGTACCTGGTGACCGATCCGGCGCAGGTGCCCGGGGTGGCCCGGCTCGGGCCGGACGCGCTCGCCGCCGAGCTGTCCACCTTCGCCGAACGGCTGCGCGGTCGACGGGGCCAGGTCAAGGGCGTGCTGACCGACCAGGAGGTGCTGGCCGGGATCGGCAACGCGTACTCGGACGAGATCCTGCACACCGCGAAGCTGTCGCCGTTCGCGCTCACCAACCGGCTCACCGACGAGCAGTTGGCGACGCTGCACGCGGCGACCCGGCAGGTGCTCGGGGACGCCGTGGAGCGCTCGCTCGGCCAGCGGGCGGCGGAGTTGAAGGGGGAGAAGCGGGCCGGGCTGCGGGTGCACGCCCGGACGGGGCTGCCCTGTCCGGTCTGTGCCGACACGATTCGTGAGGTGTCGTTCGCCGACTCGAGCTTGCAATACTGTCCGAAGTGTCAGACCGGCGGCAAGCCGCTCGCCGACCGCCGGCTCTCCCGGCTGGTCCGTTGA
- a CDS encoding PLP-dependent aminotransferase family protein, with protein MTVEQLISFARGAPSLDIVDVEGLKAAAVRAFDADPAGITGYGTSVGYPPLRKWIADKHGVDVDQVLVTNGSLQADAFLFQHLVRPGDAVVVERPTYDRTLLNLQNLGGELHPVTIAPDGVDTEELGKLLESGVRPKLAHIIPNFQNPAGVTLSLEKRQALLDLAAEYDFTIFEDDPYADVRFRGEPLPSMLSLDRQGTVVHASSFTKTVCPGVRVGYLVGPAPLIAHVAREATNLYISPGLVAQAIVYQFCVNGDLERSIRTVSTALGERAARLAAALREHIPDARFTEPNGGYFLWIELPQSVHVDALAPAAAERGVTVVKGSDFLVEGGRHALRLAYSGVTVDQIDEGVRRLADAVRAVRQ; from the coding sequence ATGACTGTCGAGCAACTGATCTCCTTCGCCCGTGGGGCGCCGTCGCTGGACATCGTCGACGTCGAGGGGCTGAAGGCCGCGGCCGTCCGCGCCTTCGACGCCGACCCGGCCGGCATCACCGGGTACGGGACATCCGTCGGATACCCACCCTTGCGGAAGTGGATCGCCGACAAGCACGGCGTCGACGTCGACCAGGTTCTGGTCACCAACGGATCGCTGCAGGCCGACGCGTTCCTGTTCCAGCACCTGGTGCGCCCCGGTGACGCGGTCGTGGTGGAGCGCCCGACCTACGACCGGACCCTGCTGAACCTGCAGAACCTCGGCGGCGAGCTGCATCCGGTCACCATCGCGCCGGACGGGGTGGACACCGAAGAGCTGGGCAAGCTCCTGGAGTCCGGGGTACGCCCCAAGCTGGCGCACATCATCCCCAACTTCCAGAACCCGGCCGGGGTGACCCTGTCGCTGGAGAAGCGGCAGGCGCTGCTCGACCTCGCGGCCGAGTACGACTTCACGATCTTCGAGGACGACCCGTACGCGGACGTCCGGTTCCGGGGTGAGCCGCTGCCCTCGATGCTCTCGCTGGACCGGCAGGGCACCGTGGTGCACGCCTCCAGCTTCACCAAGACGGTCTGCCCCGGGGTCCGGGTCGGCTACCTGGTCGGCCCCGCCCCGCTGATCGCGCACGTCGCCAGGGAGGCGACGAACCTCTACATCTCGCCCGGCCTGGTGGCCCAGGCGATCGTCTACCAGTTCTGTGTCAACGGCGACCTGGAGCGCTCGATCCGGACCGTCAGCACCGCCCTGGGGGAGCGGGCGGCCAGGCTGGCGGCGGCGTTGCGCGAGCACATCCCGGACGCCCGGTTCACCGAGCCGAACGGCGGCTACTTCCTCTGGATCGAGCTGCCGCAGAGCGTGCACGTGGACGCGCTGGCGCCGGCGGCGGCCGAGCGGGGTGTCACGGTGGTGAAGGGGAGCGACTTCCTGGTGGAGGGGGGTCGGCACGCGCTGCGGCTGGCCTACTCCGGGGTGACGGTCGACCAGATCGACGAGGGGGTCCGCCGACTCGCCGACGCGGTCCGGGCGGTACGCCAGTAG
- a CDS encoding NUDIX domain-containing protein, whose product MSTEPLRCAGALIVDDEGRIFIQRRSPHRKLFPNTWDIVGGHLEPGETVEEALFREVTEETGWTVSLVLGTVGEYRYTPDDGVERIETDFLVRVDGDLDRPRLEAGKHTEFRWLAEDEVALLDEHRDVNDGLIRLIAEDGFRALRLIGL is encoded by the coding sequence GTGTCCACAGAGCCCCTACGCTGCGCCGGAGCCCTGATCGTCGACGACGAGGGCCGGATATTCATCCAGCGGCGGTCCCCGCACCGGAAGCTCTTTCCCAACACCTGGGACATCGTCGGCGGTCACCTCGAACCGGGCGAGACGGTCGAGGAGGCGCTGTTCCGCGAGGTCACCGAGGAGACCGGCTGGACCGTCTCGCTGGTGCTCGGCACCGTCGGGGAGTACCGCTACACCCCCGACGACGGCGTCGAACGGATCGAGACCGACTTCCTCGTCCGGGTCGACGGCGACCTCGACCGCCCCCGGCTGGAGGCGGGCAAGCACACCGAGTTCCGGTGGCTCGCCGAGGACGAGGTCGCCCTCCTCGACGAGCACCGGGACGTCAACGACGGGCTGATCCGGCTCATCGCGGAGGACGGCTTCCGCGCCCTGCGCCTGATCGGCCTGTGA
- a CDS encoding phosphocholine cytidylyltransferase family protein, whose amino-acid sequence MIGVVLAAGAGRRLRPYTDTLPKALIPVDGETTILDIALRNLARVGLTDVTVVVGYAAEAVRARQSALEDRYGVTLTLVQNDRAEEWNNAYSLWLAREHLAQDALLVNGDTVHPVDVEQTLLAARGPGILLAVDTVKKLAEEEMKTVFDDSGQLTRISKLLDPAQAYGEYIGATLIEGRIAGELADALEATWRRDPNLYYEDGYQEFARRGGEVRAAPIGDLPWVEVDNHEDLARAREIACHY is encoded by the coding sequence ATGATCGGTGTGGTACTGGCCGCAGGGGCGGGTCGCCGGCTGCGGCCGTACACGGACACCCTGCCCAAGGCGCTCATTCCGGTCGACGGCGAGACCACGATCCTCGACATCGCGCTGCGCAACCTGGCCCGGGTCGGGCTGACCGACGTGACCGTGGTCGTCGGGTACGCCGCCGAGGCGGTCCGGGCCCGGCAGTCCGCCCTGGAGGACCGGTACGGCGTCACGCTCACCCTGGTGCAGAACGACCGGGCCGAGGAGTGGAACAACGCGTACTCGCTCTGGCTGGCCCGGGAGCACCTCGCCCAGGACGCGCTGCTGGTCAACGGCGACACCGTGCACCCGGTCGACGTGGAGCAGACCCTGCTCGCCGCCCGTGGCCCCGGCATCCTGCTCGCGGTCGACACCGTGAAGAAGCTCGCCGAGGAGGAGATGAAGACCGTCTTCGACGACTCCGGCCAGCTCACCCGGATCAGCAAGCTGCTCGACCCGGCGCAGGCGTACGGCGAGTACATCGGGGCGACCCTGATCGAGGGCCGGATCGCCGGTGAGCTGGCCGACGCGCTGGAGGCGACCTGGCGGCGCGACCCGAACCTCTACTACGAGGACGGCTACCAGGAGTTCGCCCGGCGCGGCGGCGAGGTCCGGGCGGCACCGATCGGCGACCTGCCCTGGGTCGAGGTGGACAACCACGAGGACCTGGCCCGAGCCCGGGAGATCGCATGCCACTACTAG